A window from Drosophila kikkawai strain 14028-0561.14 chromosome 2L, DkikHiC1v2, whole genome shotgun sequence encodes these proteins:
- the LOC108076099 gene encoding 2',5'-phosphodiesterase 12 isoform X2, with protein sequence MSNIDMDKVYMRNAAESKELNIVFRYVNETLKIDREFNFNRQMDEQIEGILTRIQGNVQKQMEKKQKKKGKSNEPVVVGSSEINVKLYSENHDLNFNNLTFTELLDKNISGIKLRVVDATFDMVFNPPWILSLKLPKCMLAGFVVYPTACELQFAEREHSNGTWFKAKQSQTTEWEACGEGFHYIPTAEDIGYYLKFVVTPGNGKGAKGPVVEEISKTTVQAAPELFPFEGRHRHTPDYLIASNELRVVTYNLLADYYADSDYSRKTLFPYCPPKYLEIDYRKQLFIKEIVGYKADLICLQEVDQKIFDIDFKEILGGPSLNYHGIMAPKGTCAEGVAIFVRKSRFELVESQVLHLGSKIPKLPIFESLWNKIKINEQLASRICDRSTTLQTCLLKIKDTNRYILVANTHLYFHPDADHIRLLQMAFSITYVEHLLKEAVKDLKISNPQDIGLIFCGDFNSVPECGIYKLMTEQFVDKDFVDWRSNAEQAVSNVELTQPFEMASACGTPEFTNFTTLFAACLDYIFYQKDRFEVMQYVPLPTEEQLKVNSAIPSVVIPSDHVALIADLRFKTGSSA encoded by the exons atgtcaaa tatcGATATGGATAAAGTATACATGCGCAATGCTGCTGAAAGCAAAGAACTAAACATAGTGTTCCGCTATGTAAACGAAACCCTGAAGATAGATcgagaatttaatttcaatcgACAAATGGACGAGCAAATTGAAGGCATTTTGACACGAATTCAAGGCAATGTCCAAAAGCAGAtggaaaagaaacaaaaaaagaagggcAAAAGCAACGAGCCGGTGGTAGTTGGATCTTCCGAGATAAATGTTAAACTTTATAGCGAAAACCATGACCTAAATTTTAACAACTTAACATTTACCGAACTACTTGATAAAAATATCAGCGGAATAAAGCTGCGAGTGGTCGATGCCACTTTCGATATGGTTTTCAATCCACCCTGGATTTTAAGCCTTAAACTACCGAAATGCATGCTGGCTGGATTTGTGGTTTATCCAACGGCTTGTGAACTTCAATTTGCCGAACGTGAGCACAGCAATGGAACCTGGTTTAAAGCCAAACAATCCCAAACTACCGAATGGGAAGCCTGCGGCGAAGGTTTTCACTATATTCCAACGGCTGAAGATATTGGATACTACTTAAAATTTGTAGTTACTCCAGGAAATGGAAAAGGAGCTAAAGGTCCTGTGGTGGAGGAAATTTCTAAAACTACCGTTCAAGCTGCCCCAGAATTGTTTCCCTTTGAAGGTCGGCATCGCCACACGCCTGATTATTTGATAGCTTCGAATGAACTTCGAGTGGTAACCTACAATCTATTGGCTGACTATTATGCGGATAGTGACTACTCCCGAAAAACGTTATTCCCTTATTGCCCGCCAAAGTATCTGGAAATTGACTAcagaaaacaattatttatcaAAGAAATAGTTGGCTATAAGGCTGATCTCATCTGTCTGCAAGAGGTTGATCAAAAGATATTTGATATTGACTTTAAGGAAATACTGGGTGGACCTTCGCTCAATTATCATGGTATCATGGCCCCAAAGGGCACGTGTGCGGAGGGCGTTGCAATTTTCGTTCGTAAATCCCGATTTGAACTTGTGGAATCTCAAGTGTTGCATTTAGGTTCTAAAATACCTAAACTACCCATTTTTGAAAGTCTTTGGAATAAAATCAAGATTAATGAACAATTGGCATCACGTATTTGTGATCGATCAACGACTTTGCAAACATGTTTGCTGAAAATTAAGGATACCAACCGATATATACTTGTGGCCAACACCCATTTATACTTTCACCCCGATGCCGATCATATACGCCTCTTGCAAATGGCTTTTTCCATCACTTATGTTGAGCATCTGCTCAAGGAAGCTGTAAAGGATTTAAAAATCTCAAACCCCCAAGATATTGGACTGATATTTTGTGGAGATTTTAATAGCGTCCCGGAATGTGGTATATACAAATTGATGACTGAACAATTTGTGGATAAAGATTTTGTGGATTGGCGTAGTAATGCCGAGCAAGCAGTTTCGAATGTGGAACTCACTCAGCCCTTTGAAATGGCTTCAGCTTGTGGTACTCCCGAGTTTACAAACTTTACCACCCTGTTTGCGGCATGCTTGGACTATATATTCTATCAAAAGGATCGATTTGAGGTAATGCAATACGTACCATTGCCAACGGAGGAACAGTTAAAGGTCAATAGTGCCATACCCTCGGTAGTCATTCCTTCAGATCACGTTGCTTTAATAGCTGATCTTAGATTTAAGACGGGATCATCcgcttaa
- the LOC108076099 gene encoding 2',5'-phosphodiesterase 12 isoform X1, which translates to MTTNKLTTKLYTQIQQRLACAGFRAVSSAGFVSHKTKTTTNRWSSNQIRALKKMSNIDMDKVYMRNAAESKELNIVFRYVNETLKIDREFNFNRQMDEQIEGILTRIQGNVQKQMEKKQKKKGKSNEPVVVGSSEINVKLYSENHDLNFNNLTFTELLDKNISGIKLRVVDATFDMVFNPPWILSLKLPKCMLAGFVVYPTACELQFAEREHSNGTWFKAKQSQTTEWEACGEGFHYIPTAEDIGYYLKFVVTPGNGKGAKGPVVEEISKTTVQAAPELFPFEGRHRHTPDYLIASNELRVVTYNLLADYYADSDYSRKTLFPYCPPKYLEIDYRKQLFIKEIVGYKADLICLQEVDQKIFDIDFKEILGGPSLNYHGIMAPKGTCAEGVAIFVRKSRFELVESQVLHLGSKIPKLPIFESLWNKIKINEQLASRICDRSTTLQTCLLKIKDTNRYILVANTHLYFHPDADHIRLLQMAFSITYVEHLLKEAVKDLKISNPQDIGLIFCGDFNSVPECGIYKLMTEQFVDKDFVDWRSNAEQAVSNVELTQPFEMASACGTPEFTNFTTLFAACLDYIFYQKDRFEVMQYVPLPTEEQLKVNSAIPSVVIPSDHVALIADLRFKTGSSA; encoded by the exons ATGACTACCAACAAATTGACGACGAAATTGTACACTCAAATCCAACAGAGACTCGCCTGTGCGGGCTTTCGGGCTGTCTCGTCGGCCGGCTTT GTGtctcacaaaacaaaaacaacaacaaatcgcTGGAGCTCCAATCAGATACgtgcacttaaaaaaatgtcaaa tatcGATATGGATAAAGTATACATGCGCAATGCTGCTGAAAGCAAAGAACTAAACATAGTGTTCCGCTATGTAAACGAAACCCTGAAGATAGATcgagaatttaatttcaatcgACAAATGGACGAGCAAATTGAAGGCATTTTGACACGAATTCAAGGCAATGTCCAAAAGCAGAtggaaaagaaacaaaaaaagaagggcAAAAGCAACGAGCCGGTGGTAGTTGGATCTTCCGAGATAAATGTTAAACTTTATAGCGAAAACCATGACCTAAATTTTAACAACTTAACATTTACCGAACTACTTGATAAAAATATCAGCGGAATAAAGCTGCGAGTGGTCGATGCCACTTTCGATATGGTTTTCAATCCACCCTGGATTTTAAGCCTTAAACTACCGAAATGCATGCTGGCTGGATTTGTGGTTTATCCAACGGCTTGTGAACTTCAATTTGCCGAACGTGAGCACAGCAATGGAACCTGGTTTAAAGCCAAACAATCCCAAACTACCGAATGGGAAGCCTGCGGCGAAGGTTTTCACTATATTCCAACGGCTGAAGATATTGGATACTACTTAAAATTTGTAGTTACTCCAGGAAATGGAAAAGGAGCTAAAGGTCCTGTGGTGGAGGAAATTTCTAAAACTACCGTTCAAGCTGCCCCAGAATTGTTTCCCTTTGAAGGTCGGCATCGCCACACGCCTGATTATTTGATAGCTTCGAATGAACTTCGAGTGGTAACCTACAATCTATTGGCTGACTATTATGCGGATAGTGACTACTCCCGAAAAACGTTATTCCCTTATTGCCCGCCAAAGTATCTGGAAATTGACTAcagaaaacaattatttatcaAAGAAATAGTTGGCTATAAGGCTGATCTCATCTGTCTGCAAGAGGTTGATCAAAAGATATTTGATATTGACTTTAAGGAAATACTGGGTGGACCTTCGCTCAATTATCATGGTATCATGGCCCCAAAGGGCACGTGTGCGGAGGGCGTTGCAATTTTCGTTCGTAAATCCCGATTTGAACTTGTGGAATCTCAAGTGTTGCATTTAGGTTCTAAAATACCTAAACTACCCATTTTTGAAAGTCTTTGGAATAAAATCAAGATTAATGAACAATTGGCATCACGTATTTGTGATCGATCAACGACTTTGCAAACATGTTTGCTGAAAATTAAGGATACCAACCGATATATACTTGTGGCCAACACCCATTTATACTTTCACCCCGATGCCGATCATATACGCCTCTTGCAAATGGCTTTTTCCATCACTTATGTTGAGCATCTGCTCAAGGAAGCTGTAAAGGATTTAAAAATCTCAAACCCCCAAGATATTGGACTGATATTTTGTGGAGATTTTAATAGCGTCCCGGAATGTGGTATATACAAATTGATGACTGAACAATTTGTGGATAAAGATTTTGTGGATTGGCGTAGTAATGCCGAGCAAGCAGTTTCGAATGTGGAACTCACTCAGCCCTTTGAAATGGCTTCAGCTTGTGGTACTCCCGAGTTTACAAACTTTACCACCCTGTTTGCGGCATGCTTGGACTATATATTCTATCAAAAGGATCGATTTGAGGTAATGCAATACGTACCATTGCCAACGGAGGAACAGTTAAAGGTCAATAGTGCCATACCCTCGGTAGTCATTCCTTCAGATCACGTTGCTTTAATAGCTGATCTTAGATTTAAGACGGGATCATCcgcttaa